From Acidihalobacter aeolianus, a single genomic window includes:
- a CDS encoding EAL domain-containing protein, which produces MSEPKSPASRESAPLFTWFEIGVSAAAALVLSFLLIAVISWLNLSASQRIYAAQATGIIQLITQRLATDRAVLTPLSGLYQANALHGAQQLSSVAGALLHSYPYFSNFAYLRWLPAAERDGYVARMREQGHPQFHLHPFGEFDGSVPRDRPALVIGFLAPSSATNAGFLGADLLSDPQIAEAVERAVRKGRMAVIAVPRFNGNRPGYLALMATYNGRKPPADAAERKRQLSGMFMLSVDFPRMLDGILDAHPQWSLSIRNLSVPRGQGQTIYHSEAREGTPLPSILPSYRVDQRLHVDHHRLSIDLTRYAELADLRLGTSLPAALLPWILIGALGWITGLRRHARRTQAAVESELAHSREQAEIALSSITDAVITTDAGMRIQFMNPVATRLTGWPLASALGRGLGEIAPLLEEHTREPMYADLASLGNRGASAAEGILQARDGRNHIVEIRVSALSGRNRTGGGLALVLRDVSRERELENALDYQSTRDPLTGLLNRRSFETYLRQWLNLRQPGGPRGALCQIDLNHFKLINDTAGHRAGDELLRQFAWLLGTVLPTGTILARLGADEFGILLPPNLEDTPQQVAQHLIEAAKVFDFNWEQQHFNIGASIGLVLVADDRQDAGDLLIKADLACLAAKDKGRNNFHVYDEADAAIAQRSGQMLWLARLQEALHNDRFILYTQPMLPLKAASQPREMHEFLLRMRLDDGSLATPDLFIPAAERYQLMAELDRRIVDLALGLIARSAGDPHGTLYTINLSGQSVGEPNLANFIFERLRHHGVSPAQVCFEITETAAISNMHGAQTLISQLRARGVRFALDDFGAGLSSFTYLKRLPVDFLKIEGEFVRGMRQDRTDRSLVESFCEIGRAFNLLIIAESVEDEATLSALRDIGVDYAQGFHIGRPQPAPFSATHTFSADPGTSKA; this is translated from the coding sequence ATGTCTGAACCAAAGTCCCCTGCCTCGCGCGAATCCGCGCCACTGTTCACCTGGTTCGAAATCGGCGTGAGCGCGGCCGCCGCACTGGTCCTGAGCTTCCTCCTCATTGCCGTCATCAGCTGGCTCAACCTCAGCGCCTCGCAACGCATCTATGCCGCCCAGGCCACCGGCATCATCCAGCTGATCACACAGCGCCTAGCCACCGACCGCGCCGTACTCACCCCGCTGTCCGGCCTCTACCAGGCCAACGCCCTGCACGGTGCGCAGCAGCTTTCCTCCGTTGCCGGCGCACTGCTGCACAGCTATCCCTACTTCTCGAATTTCGCCTATCTGCGCTGGCTGCCCGCGGCAGAGCGCGACGGCTACGTCGCGCGCATGCGCGAACAAGGCCACCCGCAATTCCACCTCCATCCCTTCGGCGAGTTCGACGGCAGCGTCCCGCGCGACCGACCCGCGCTGGTCATCGGCTTCCTGGCGCCCAGCAGCGCCACCAACGCCGGGTTTCTGGGTGCCGATCTGCTGAGCGACCCCCAAATCGCCGAAGCGGTAGAACGCGCCGTCCGCAAGGGACGCATGGCCGTTATCGCGGTCCCGCGCTTCAACGGCAATCGACCGGGCTATCTCGCGCTGATGGCCACCTACAACGGCCGCAAGCCGCCCGCCGATGCCGCCGAACGCAAACGCCAGCTCAGCGGCATGTTCATGCTGTCGGTCGATTTCCCGCGCATGCTCGACGGCATACTCGACGCCCACCCGCAGTGGTCCCTGAGCATCCGCAACCTGAGTGTACCCCGTGGTCAGGGGCAGACGATCTACCACAGCGAAGCCCGCGAGGGCACGCCGTTGCCGAGCATTCTTCCGAGCTATCGGGTCGATCAGCGATTGCATGTCGACCACCATCGTCTCTCGATCGACCTGACCCGGTATGCCGAATTGGCGGATTTACGCCTTGGAACCAGTCTCCCGGCCGCACTGCTGCCCTGGATTTTGATCGGCGCCCTTGGGTGGATCACCGGACTGCGCCGCCATGCCCGGCGGACCCAGGCGGCGGTCGAAAGCGAACTGGCACATAGCCGGGAGCAGGCCGAAATCGCTCTGAGTTCGATCACCGATGCGGTCATTACCACCGATGCCGGCATGCGTATCCAGTTCATGAATCCGGTCGCCACGCGACTTACCGGCTGGCCGTTGGCCAGCGCGCTTGGCCGCGGCCTGGGTGAAATTGCCCCTTTGCTGGAGGAACACACCCGCGAACCGATGTATGCTGACCTCGCCAGCCTGGGTAACCGCGGCGCAAGTGCGGCGGAAGGCATCCTGCAGGCACGTGACGGGCGCAATCACATCGTGGAAATCCGTGTCTCAGCACTGAGCGGTCGCAACCGCACTGGCGGCGGCCTCGCCCTGGTGCTGCGCGATGTCAGTCGCGAACGCGAGCTGGAAAACGCGCTGGACTACCAATCGACACGCGACCCGCTGACCGGCCTGCTCAACCGCCGCAGTTTCGAAACCTACTTGCGCCAGTGGCTCAACCTACGTCAACCGGGCGGCCCCCGCGGCGCGCTCTGCCAGATCGATCTCAACCACTTCAAACTGATCAACGATACCGCCGGACACCGCGCGGGCGACGAGCTGTTGCGTCAGTTTGCCTGGCTGCTGGGTACCGTTCTGCCCACCGGGACGATCCTCGCCCGACTGGGTGCCGACGAGTTCGGCATCCTCCTTCCACCCAATCTGGAGGACACCCCCCAGCAGGTTGCGCAGCATCTTATCGAGGCGGCCAAGGTCTTCGATTTCAACTGGGAACAGCAGCATTTCAACATCGGTGCGAGCATCGGACTGGTACTAGTGGCGGATGACCGACAGGATGCCGGCGACTTGCTCATCAAGGCCGACCTCGCCTGCCTGGCAGCCAAGGACAAGGGACGCAACAATTTCCACGTCTATGACGAAGCGGATGCCGCGATCGCCCAGCGCTCAGGGCAGATGCTTTGGCTGGCGCGCCTGCAGGAGGCCTTGCACAACGACCGCTTTATCCTCTACACGCAGCCGATGCTGCCGCTCAAGGCCGCCTCGCAGCCGCGCGAAATGCATGAATTCCTGCTGCGCATGCGCCTAGATGACGGCAGCCTCGCGACACCGGACCTGTTCATACCGGCGGCGGAGCGCTATCAGCTGATGGCTGAACTGGACCGGAGAATCGTCGATCTGGCATTGGGACTGATCGCACGCAGTGCCGGAGATCCGCACGGTACCCTGTACACCATCAACCTGTCCGGGCAATCGGTCGGCGAGCCTAATCTCGCCAATTTCATTTTCGAACGCCTGCGCCACCACGGCGTCAGCCCTGCGCAGGTCTGCTTCGAAATCACCGAGACTGCCGCCATCTCGAACATGCACGGCGCGCAAACGCTGATTAGCCAATTACGCGCGCGCGGCGTGCGTTTCGCCCTGGACGACTTCGGTGCCGGATTGAGCTCCTTCACCTATCTCAAGCGACTGCCAGTGGATTTTCTCAAGATCGAGGGCGAGTTCGTGCGCGGCATGCGCCAGGACCGCACCGACCGCAGCCTGGTGGAATCCTTCTGCGAAATCGGGCGCGCGTTCAACCTGCTGATCATCGCCGAATCGGTCGAGGACGAGGCCACCCTCTCCGCCCTGCGGGATATCGGCGTCGACTACGCCCAGGGGTTCCATATCGGGCGGCCGCAGCCTGCGCCGTTCTCCGCGACCCATACGTTCAGTGCAGACCCTGGGACGTCGAAGGCGTAA
- a CDS encoding YybH family protein has product MSGPVYSSPEACEAAYYAALQAADHEAMMSVWADTDDVVCMHPAPGARPQVGVLSVMEGWLAVFARALDVRVEPLCLWRETDVELAVHVGEERIVRAGELMPSGVLHYCNSYRRFSEGWRMIGHLATPQAKPSPPLTPSTSQGLH; this is encoded by the coding sequence TTGAGCGGGCCGGTATATTCATCGCCCGAGGCCTGTGAGGCAGCCTATTACGCGGCGCTGCAGGCCGCCGACCACGAGGCGATGATGTCGGTATGGGCGGATACGGACGATGTGGTGTGCATGCACCCGGCCCCGGGTGCACGGCCTCAGGTAGGCGTCCTCTCAGTGATGGAGGGATGGTTGGCCGTGTTTGCGCGCGCGTTGGACGTTCGGGTAGAGCCGCTATGTCTATGGCGCGAGACGGATGTGGAACTCGCGGTGCATGTCGGCGAGGAGCGCATCGTGCGTGCCGGCGAGCTGATGCCGAGCGGGGTTCTGCATTACTGCAACAGTTACCGGCGGTTTTCGGAAGGTTGGCGGATGATCGGGCATCTAGCCACGCCGCAGGCAAAACCGTCTCCGCCCCTTACGCCTTCGACGTCCCAGGGTCTGCACTGA
- a CDS encoding YybH family protein, with amino-acid sequence MNQPEDAERAFYEAFMAHDTEAMMRVWSTDRPVVCIHPGMPRLEGTQAIRASWAELFGAAGTQAELPRLQIQPLSRSRSEGLAVHMVVERFIAGSEVGTVFAVNSFRRGAGGWRIVAHHASPGWTERVPSHGPLH; translated from the coding sequence TTGAACCAACCGGAAGATGCCGAGCGTGCGTTTTACGAAGCCTTCATGGCACATGATACGGAGGCTATGATGCGAGTTTGGTCGACGGACCGTCCTGTCGTATGTATCCACCCCGGTATGCCCCGTCTCGAAGGTACCCAGGCGATCCGCGCAAGCTGGGCGGAACTGTTCGGCGCGGCGGGCACTCAGGCGGAGTTGCCGCGACTTCAGATTCAGCCTCTGTCGCGTTCGCGCTCGGAGGGGCTTGCCGTGCATATGGTGGTCGAACGGTTCATCGCTGGCAGTGAGGTCGGCACGGTCTTCGCCGTCAACAGCTTCCGGCGCGGCGCCGGGGGTTGGCGCATCGTTGCGCACCACGCCTCGCCTGGTTGGACCGAGCGGGTGCCCTCCCATGGCCCACTGCATTGA
- a CDS encoding PfkB family carbohydrate kinase, whose product MSLFLLTGIATLDIVNTVDHYPAEDEELRANAQRLVPGGNALNSARALAAIGHRVELLAQLADDPSALMIRDTLQAEAVRHQHCPCIHGVTPTSYVTLNAANGSRTIVHYRDLPELSAAHFKAVAVEQFDWLHFEGRNPGETLKMLRHARRLLRDQPISIEIEKSRPGLDALLPMADVLIFSRAYVVSMGYTNAPELLAAMRPRAPRATLVCAWGTSGAWALPVGGHDAMHAPAGPAQAVDTLGAGDAFNAGLIAALATGATLSEALHQASNLASRKVGGYGFAHLAGQGNR is encoded by the coding sequence ATGAGTCTGTTTCTGTTGACCGGCATCGCCACGCTCGACATCGTCAACACAGTCGACCACTACCCCGCCGAAGACGAAGAACTGCGCGCCAACGCGCAGCGCCTTGTACCGGGGGGCAATGCCCTGAACAGCGCTCGGGCACTGGCTGCGATAGGCCACCGCGTGGAGCTGCTGGCACAGTTGGCTGACGACCCGAGCGCTCTCATGATCCGCGACACACTGCAGGCGGAAGCCGTCCGTCACCAGCATTGCCCGTGCATCCACGGCGTCACACCGACGTCCTACGTCACCCTGAATGCAGCCAATGGTTCGCGCACCATCGTTCATTACCGTGACCTACCGGAACTCAGCGCAGCCCACTTCAAGGCCGTTGCCGTGGAGCAGTTCGACTGGCTCCACTTCGAGGGGCGCAATCCAGGCGAGACCCTGAAAATGCTCAGACATGCACGACGCCTGCTACGCGATCAGCCGATCTCCATCGAGATCGAAAAATCCCGCCCCGGACTGGATGCATTGCTGCCCATGGCCGATGTGCTGATCTTCAGTCGCGCCTATGTCGTCTCCATGGGCTACACAAACGCTCCGGAGCTGTTGGCCGCCATGCGTCCTCGCGCACCACGCGCCACGCTGGTCTGCGCCTGGGGAACCAGCGGCGCTTGGGCGCTGCCCGTGGGCGGGCACGACGCCATGCATGCGCCGGCGGGACCCGCGCAAGCGGTGGACACGCTCGGCGCCGGGGATGCCTTCAACGCCGGTCTGATCGCCGCACTCGCCACCGGAGCGACACTATCCGAGGCCCTGCACCAGGCATCCAACCTGGCCTCGCGCAAGGTCGGTGGATATGGATTCGCCCACCTCGCCGGCCAAGGAAACCGATGA
- a CDS encoding Rieske (2Fe-2S) protein, which translates to MIVRHAGKVFGYLNICPHLGTPLDWNPGAVLDRERRSIICATHGARFRIHDGQCISGPCFGDRLTAIPLCVQAGVIFLAQTRTSSDSDD; encoded by the coding sequence ATGATTGTGCGCCATGCCGGCAAGGTTTTCGGATATCTCAACATCTGCCCGCATTTGGGCACACCGCTGGACTGGAATCCGGGCGCGGTGCTAGACCGTGAGCGAAGGTCCATCATTTGCGCCACACACGGCGCCCGGTTCCGCATTCATGACGGGCAATGCATCTCCGGACCCTGTTTCGGCGACCGACTGACCGCAATACCACTGTGCGTTCAGGCTGGAGTGATTTTCCTCGCTCAAACCCGCACTTCATCAGACTCGGACGACTGA
- a CDS encoding CHAD domain-containing protein — MSTQDGVTVETDTARLLRRQLKAADQALARLARGEDEALHDFRVAVRRVRSRLKWHPAKTKDIRELSRNLRKLTRVSDEARNAEAWLALLDVLAKEAARQEAEGVAQVRARLMQRLRISLDDAREAIEHRYPPLRADLHALVHGRQKLALPGNETAEFRVRAEALWHRLDESLAGLWPDLDEHTLHRTRLLSKRLRYWLESDQTLFAPDQSDTVVTELKALQTRLGDWRDAQKFGAWMSDTAAATCGAHAREMVLAAMREDVRGFAILQAHETLPGLVYLATRLSAHYSELRIQLEPHLAVGALAGLRKRMEGLLASDDVAAAADPAMQYQSSESDEVRV; from the coding sequence ATGAGCACACAAGATGGGGTGACGGTCGAAACGGACACTGCACGCTTGCTCAGACGGCAGCTGAAGGCGGCTGACCAGGCGCTGGCGAGGCTCGCACGGGGTGAGGATGAGGCGCTGCACGACTTTCGTGTCGCCGTGCGGCGGGTACGTAGTCGACTGAAATGGCATCCGGCGAAAACTAAGGACATCCGCGAACTGTCGCGTAACCTGCGCAAGCTGACTCGGGTCAGTGACGAGGCGCGCAACGCAGAGGCATGGCTTGCGCTGCTGGATGTGCTTGCCAAGGAGGCCGCACGCCAGGAAGCCGAGGGTGTTGCACAGGTACGCGCGCGTTTGATGCAGCGTTTGCGTATTTCGTTGGACGATGCGCGTGAGGCGATCGAGCACCGCTATCCGCCCTTGCGTGCAGATTTGCATGCGCTTGTCCACGGGCGTCAGAAACTTGCCCTCCCGGGGAATGAGACGGCCGAGTTTCGAGTTCGGGCGGAAGCGCTCTGGCACCGCCTGGATGAAAGTCTGGCTGGACTCTGGCCGGATCTGGACGAGCATACGTTGCACCGAACGAGATTATTATCAAAACGTCTGCGTTACTGGCTCGAATCGGATCAGACCCTGTTTGCACCCGACCAATCGGATACGGTCGTGACGGAACTCAAGGCGCTGCAGACCCGTTTAGGCGACTGGCGTGACGCGCAGAAGTTCGGCGCTTGGATGTCGGATACCGCGGCGGCCACCTGCGGCGCGCATGCTCGCGAGATGGTGCTTGCAGCGATGCGGGAGGACGTCCGCGGCTTCGCGATTCTGCAGGCGCACGAGACACTGCCAGGTTTGGTGTATCTGGCGACCCGTCTGAGCGCACACTACTCGGAGCTGAGAATTCAACTGGAGCCGCATTTGGCCGTTGGTGCACTTGCCGGCTTGCGTAAGCGGATGGAAGGTCTCCTGGCGAGTGATGACGTCGCTGCGGCTGCGGACCCCGCTATGCAATATCAGTCGTCCGAGTCTGATGAAGTGCGGGTTTGA
- the nfi gene encoding deoxyribonuclease V (cleaves DNA at apurinic or apyrimidinic sites), producing the protein MTQRSENLIHEWDVSPSEARLIQADLAAEVSQSDEFGPLRLVAGIDVGFEGGGAITRAAVVVLSWPEMRPIEQALLRRETRFPYVPGLLSFRELPAVLEAIDRLQTLPDLVFCDGQGVAHPRRLGIAAHFGVLTGLASIGVGKSRLVGEYGELGQAKGETTPLCVGDERIGTVLRSRSGVRPLFISPGHRVSQTTAPLLVMQALTRFRLPEPIRAAHRLASAPAIARASGHRPKL; encoded by the coding sequence ATGACGCAGCGATCCGAAAATTTAATCCATGAATGGGACGTCTCGCCCAGCGAGGCCCGTCTCATTCAAGCCGACCTGGCGGCTGAAGTCTCACAGAGCGACGAATTCGGCCCGCTGCGCCTTGTAGCCGGCATTGACGTCGGATTCGAAGGCGGTGGGGCGATCACGCGGGCTGCGGTGGTGGTGCTGAGTTGGCCGGAAATGCGGCCGATCGAGCAGGCGCTGTTGCGTCGCGAAACCCGATTCCCCTATGTTCCCGGCCTGTTGTCCTTCCGTGAACTGCCCGCGGTGCTTGAGGCAATCGACCGTCTGCAAACCCTGCCGGATCTTGTTTTTTGCGATGGCCAAGGTGTGGCGCATCCACGCCGCCTCGGTATCGCAGCACACTTTGGGGTATTAACTGGCCTGGCGAGCATTGGCGTCGGCAAATCTCGGTTGGTAGGCGAGTATGGCGAGCTCGGACAAGCTAAGGGTGAGACGACCCCGCTGTGCGTGGGCGATGAGCGTATCGGCACGGTTCTGCGTAGCCGCAGTGGAGTTCGCCCACTTTTTATTTCACCGGGGCACCGCGTTTCCCAGACTACGGCGCCTCTGCTGGTGATGCAGGCTCTTACCCGTTTCCGCCTACCTGAGCCGATACGTGCCGCGCACCGATTGGCCTCTGCTCCGGCCATCGCCCGTGCTTCCGGGCACCGACCTAAGCTCTGA
- a CDS encoding DsrE family protein, with product MNFRRQLAATALAVCAFGATSAMAATHKTPPWGPGPFKVLLEVNQNNHAEWAITINNLRTMEKVVGMNTAHAEVIAWGPGIKFLLKNSPYAADIQSLSMYGIKFAACHQTMKAMHLKKSQLAEGVTVVPGAIAEIIKRHNEGWTEIKE from the coding sequence GTGAACTTTCGACGTCAACTAGCCGCCACCGCTCTCGCCGTCTGCGCCTTCGGCGCGACCTCCGCGATGGCCGCCACGCATAAAACGCCACCTTGGGGACCCGGCCCCTTCAAGGTACTGCTCGAGGTGAATCAGAACAATCACGCCGAGTGGGCCATCACCATCAACAACCTGCGCACCATGGAAAAGGTCGTCGGCATGAACACCGCGCACGCCGAGGTCATCGCGTGGGGTCCCGGCATCAAGTTCCTGCTGAAGAATTCGCCCTACGCCGCGGACATCCAGAGTCTGTCGATGTACGGCATCAAATTCGCCGCCTGCCATCAGACCATGAAGGCCATGCATCTCAAGAAGTCGCAGCTGGCCGAAGGCGTGACCGTGGTTCCCGGCGCCATCGCCGAGATCATCAAGCGGCACAACGAAGGCTGGACCGAAATCAAGGAATAA
- the soxA gene encoding sulfur oxidation c-type cytochrome SoxA — protein sequence MRRMFKGAGIIGILGAVVTLLAAPVVVQASPEHDLKEFRQFFEHRFPGVPLKAYAQGEWIPGINSEDAISQYKSIMQFPPQDAGIATGKQLFEKPFANGKTYASCFRNGGKDIRQYYPYFDKKTGQVVTLESAINECRVKNGEKPLPWKRGKIADIAAYMASTSDGKPMHITVPNDPAALAAYERGKDFFYAKRGQLNFSCADCHMVHAGKKLRTQTLSPALGMLNGFPVYRAKWSNLGTIDRRFIGCNKQVRAKPFKPQSVEYRDLEYFLSYMSNGLPVTGPGYRN from the coding sequence ATGAGAAGGATGTTCAAGGGAGCAGGAATCATCGGAATCTTGGGAGCGGTCGTCACGCTGCTGGCTGCGCCGGTCGTGGTGCAGGCCAGTCCGGAACACGATCTCAAGGAATTCCGCCAGTTTTTTGAGCACCGTTTCCCGGGTGTGCCTTTAAAGGCCTACGCCCAGGGCGAATGGATTCCCGGCATCAATTCCGAGGATGCGATCAGTCAGTACAAGAGCATCATGCAGTTTCCGCCGCAGGACGCCGGTATTGCTACAGGCAAGCAGCTGTTCGAGAAACCATTTGCCAATGGCAAGACCTATGCGAGCTGCTTCCGCAATGGTGGCAAGGACATACGCCAGTACTACCCCTACTTTGACAAGAAGACCGGCCAGGTGGTGACTCTGGAGTCCGCCATCAACGAATGTCGAGTCAAGAACGGCGAGAAGCCGCTGCCGTGGAAGCGGGGCAAGATCGCCGATATCGCGGCGTATATGGCGAGCACGTCGGACGGCAAGCCGATGCACATCACAGTGCCCAACGATCCTGCTGCCTTGGCGGCCTACGAGCGCGGCAAGGATTTCTTCTATGCCAAGCGTGGGCAGCTGAATTTCTCCTGCGCCGACTGCCACATGGTCCATGCAGGTAAGAAGCTGCGTACGCAGACGCTCAGCCCGGCTCTGGGCATGCTCAACGGTTTCCCGGTCTATCGTGCGAAGTGGAGCAACCTCGGTACTATCGATCGCCGCTTCATCGGTTGTAATAAACAAGTGCGCGCCAAGCCGTTCAAACCGCAGAGCGTCGAATATCGCGATCTCGAGTACTTCCTCTCGTACATGAGCAACGGTTTGCCGGTGACCGGTCCCGGTTACCGCAACTGA
- the recG gene encoding ATP-dependent DNA helicase RecG, which yields MTALGLQSPVAAMKGVGERLAERLTRLGIERVEDLLFHLPLRYQDRSRLHPLGGLRPQQEVLIQGQVLHAEVVVRRRRALLVRLGDQTGQITLRFFHFGSTQRNQLVTGQWVRAFGEARAGVVGLEMVHPEYRILAEPDGEPLEQTLTPVYPATEGVGQATLRRLIGLARAYGGLHDWLPVDRLPDTLRYGLAEAIELIHAPPVDADTAALLTGRHPAQRRLAFEELVAHQLGMARLRAEARTENAPPLPAPTADSLCARFVGALPFALTGAQQRVMDEIAADLSRAHPMLRLVQGDVGSGKTVVAVAACLQAVAGGYQAAMMAPTELLAEQHYRNAERWLAPLGVRVVWLSGRQRETQRSEVLAELADGRAAVTVGTHALFQEAVRFARLGLVVIDEQHRFGVHQRLALREKAADGGWVPHQLVMTATPIPRTLAMTAYADLDYSVIDELPPGREPVVTVAIPDTRRSEIVERINAAVGRGQQVYWVCTLIEESEALQCETAEATYALLTETLPAVAVGLVHGRLKAADKEAVMRAFQQGELDLLVATTVIEVGVDVPNASLMVIENAERLGLAQLHQLRGRVGRGTAASSCVLLYHPPLGETARRRLQVMRETGDGFEVARHDLEIRGPGELLGTRQTGLARLRVADMAQDADLIPAALQLAHALASVGSAASDALIRRWVAGGIRYAQV from the coding sequence ATGACGGCGCTCGGGCTGCAGTCGCCGGTGGCTGCCATGAAGGGCGTCGGCGAGCGTCTCGCCGAACGCCTGACCCGGCTGGGCATCGAGCGCGTTGAGGATCTGCTGTTCCACCTGCCGCTGCGCTATCAGGATCGCAGTCGCCTGCATCCCCTGGGCGGGCTGCGCCCGCAGCAGGAGGTGTTGATACAGGGGCAGGTGCTGCACGCCGAGGTGGTGGTGCGTCGCCGCCGGGCCCTGCTGGTGCGCCTGGGCGACCAGACCGGGCAGATCACCCTGCGCTTCTTCCACTTCGGCTCCACGCAGCGCAATCAGCTCGTTACCGGACAATGGGTACGCGCCTTCGGCGAGGCCAGGGCGGGCGTCGTCGGGTTGGAAATGGTGCATCCGGAGTACCGCATCCTCGCCGAGCCGGACGGCGAGCCGCTGGAACAGACCCTGACCCCCGTCTATCCCGCCACCGAGGGGGTGGGGCAGGCCACCCTGCGCCGGCTGATCGGTTTGGCGCGTGCCTACGGCGGCCTGCACGACTGGCTGCCCGTCGACCGCCTGCCCGATACGCTGCGCTACGGGCTCGCCGAGGCGATCGAGCTGATCCACGCGCCGCCGGTGGATGCCGACACCGCGGCCCTGCTGACCGGGCGCCACCCCGCACAGCGACGCCTGGCCTTCGAGGAACTGGTCGCGCACCAGCTCGGCATGGCGCGACTGCGCGCGGAGGCGCGCACGGAAAACGCGCCCCCGTTGCCGGCGCCGACCGCGGACTCCCTGTGCGCGCGATTCGTGGGGGCCCTCCCGTTTGCCCTGACCGGCGCGCAGCAACGCGTGATGGACGAGATCGCGGCGGATCTGTCGCGCGCGCATCCCATGCTCCGACTGGTGCAGGGCGATGTCGGTTCCGGCAAGACGGTGGTCGCCGTCGCCGCCTGCCTGCAGGCCGTGGCCGGCGGCTATCAGGCGGCCATGATGGCGCCGACCGAATTGCTCGCCGAACAGCATTACCGCAATGCGGAACGCTGGCTGGCGCCGCTGGGCGTTCGCGTGGTCTGGCTCTCCGGGCGACAGCGCGAGACACAGCGAAGCGAAGTGCTGGCCGAGCTGGCGGACGGTCGCGCTGCCGTTACGGTGGGCACGCATGCGCTGTTCCAGGAAGCCGTGCGCTTCGCCCGACTCGGGCTGGTCGTGATCGACGAGCAGCATCGCTTCGGCGTGCACCAGCGCCTCGCCCTGCGCGAGAAGGCCGCCGACGGAGGCTGGGTGCCGCATCAACTGGTGATGACCGCGACGCCCATACCGCGCACGCTGGCGATGACGGCCTACGCGGACCTCGACTATTCGGTGATCGACGAGCTGCCGCCGGGGCGCGAGCCGGTGGTCACCGTTGCGATACCGGATACTCGGCGAAGCGAGATCGTCGAGCGAATCAACGCCGCGGTGGGGCGCGGCCAGCAGGTCTACTGGGTATGCACTCTGATCGAGGAATCGGAAGCCCTGCAGTGCGAAACCGCCGAGGCGACATACGCGCTGCTCACCGAAACACTGCCCGCGGTCGCCGTCGGATTGGTGCACGGGCGTCTCAAGGCGGCGGACAAGGAGGCCGTGATGCGCGCCTTCCAGCAGGGCGAGCTGGACCTGCTGGTGGCGACCACAGTGATCGAGGTGGGCGTCGACGTACCCAATGCCTCGCTGATGGTGATCGAGAACGCCGAGCGTCTGGGGCTGGCCCAGCTGCATCAGCTGCGCGGGCGAGTGGGACGCGGAACTGCGGCTTCGAGCTGCGTATTGCTCTATCATCCTCCCTTGGGGGAGACGGCGCGCCGGCGTTTGCAGGTCATGCGCGAAACCGGCGACGGTTTCGAAGTGGCGCGACACGATCTCGAAATCCGCGGGCCGGGCGAGCTTCTCGGCACGCGGCAGACAGGGCTGGCACGGTTGCGAGTTGCCGACATGGCGCAGGACGCGGATCTCATCCCGGCCGCACTGCAGCTGGCGCACGCACTGGCATCCGTCGGCAGTGCAGCCAGCGATGCGCTGATCAGGCGCTGGGTGGCCGGCGGTATCCGCTATGCCCAGGTTTGA
- a CDS encoding RidA family protein — translation MHKEVIFTDEAPKAIGTYSQAVRAGDTVYLSGQIPLDPATMELAGADIETQIRQVFANLAAVARAAGGSLADVVKLNIYLTDLAHFPIVNQLMAEYFSEPYPARAAVGVAALPRDVGVEMEAVMVLG, via the coding sequence ATGCACAAAGAGGTCATCTTCACCGACGAGGCACCCAAGGCCATCGGCACCTATTCCCAGGCCGTGCGCGCGGGCGACACGGTCTACCTGTCCGGCCAGATTCCGCTCGACCCCGCGACCATGGAACTGGCCGGCGCCGACATCGAAACCCAGATCCGTCAGGTGTTCGCCAACCTGGCAGCGGTGGCGCGGGCCGCAGGCGGCAGCCTGGCCGATGTCGTCAAGCTCAACATCTACCTGACCGACCTGGCGCATTTCCCGATAGTCAACCAGCTCATGGCCGAATATTTCTCCGAGCCGTACCCAGCACGTGCCGCGGTCGGCGTGGCCGCGCTGCCACGCGACGTCGGTGTGGAAATGGAAGCGGTGATGGTGCTCGGCTGA